From the Senegalimassilia faecalis genome, one window contains:
- the rplS gene encoding 50S ribosomal protein L19, with protein MDIIRAIEQQQIKSDLPEFHVGDNVKVHYRITEGNRERIQVFQGDVIRRHGHGVRETFTVRKISFSVGVERTFPVHSPKIDKIEVTRQGDVRRAKLYYLRDKVGKAAKIKEKSFR; from the coding sequence ATGGATATCATTCGCGCAATCGAGCAGCAGCAGATCAAGTCCGATCTTCCCGAATTCCACGTTGGCGACAACGTGAAGGTTCACTACCGCATCACCGAGGGTAACCGTGAGCGTATCCAGGTGTTCCAGGGCGACGTCATCCGTCGTCACGGCCATGGCGTTCGCGAGACGTTCACCGTCCGCAAGATCAGCTTCTCCGTGGGTGTCGAGCGTACTTTCCCGGTGCATTCCCCCAAGATCGACAAGATCGAAGTCACCCGTCAGGGCGATGTCCGTCGCGCTAAGCTGTACTACCTGCGCGACAAGGTGGGCAAGGCTGCCAAGATCAAGGAGAAATCCTTCCGCTAA